From Acipenser ruthenus chromosome 2, fAciRut3.2 maternal haplotype, whole genome shotgun sequence, a single genomic window includes:
- the LOC117409373 gene encoding cilia- and flagella-associated protein 97-like: MDSPKDLEGEVDHSFFDSDDGEEQGKDLKEANNSKPQKHNELKQTSTNEKGTSKLGRDGNREEIREGQEERESCSGSVKEECNLSASSFSLSSLARSEASRGNLEGASGSQIKIPEKIRSCSSAEEREDDDDDDDESEDGYNRSEEDSEEEPDQEHSRCKPAHHNSSKKVSSKNRNYSPASSSESESSSSESESYTSPRKKSAGLPLSSPRHRSKLYLMSRKDKARLLEESEDTVTDVTPLSTPDVSPVQSFDLAMAKEDLKKQQIKKQRNVGLGLYGNSGDYYSDEGEKRFLKTQKERCNMSGNNLASSVSLESGAGSRHDQKLLSDAMDLNQLLKAFMHLESKKQKNVGIDYPERKSRKNFSFSNEDVRRIDQENQRLLRELSRQARPPSKSPKPKKPANPPARLYHSALNRQREQQRIERENMAFLKRLESAKPTLGMKRSEQLSDYQRQMRYMGSVPLGRMSSAGGSTRSASVASHCRERPSISTTAVSRPSRAAEARAAWS; encoded by the exons ATGGATAGCCCTAAGGACTTGGAGGGTGAAGTGGACCATTCCTTTTTTGACAGTGATGATGGCGAAGAACAAGGAAAAGACCTCAAAGAGGCCAACAATAGCAAACCTCAAAAACACAATGAGCTAAAGCAGACCAGCACTAACGAAAAAGGAACAAGTAAACTGGGAAGAGATGGAAACAGGGAAGAAATTAGAGAAGGGCAAGAAGAAAGAGAATCATGCAGTGGCTCAGTAAAAGAGGAGTGTAATCTATCAGCAAGTTCTTTCTCACTGTCATCATTGGCTAGATCAGAGGCCAGTAGAGGTAATCTGGAAGGAGCCTCTGGTAGCCAGATAAAAATTCCAGAAAAAATCAGATCATGTTCATCTGCCGAGGAGagggaggatgatgatgatgatgatgatgagagtGAGGATGGTTACAACAGAAGTGAAGAGGACAGTGAGGAAGAGCCAGATCAAGAACATTCCAGGTGTAAACCTGCTCACCACAACAGTTCGAAAAAAGTGAGCAGCAAAAACAGAAACTATAGCCCTGCTTCGTCATCGGAATCCGAGAGTTCCAGCAGTGAATCGGAGAGTTACACATCACCCAGAAAAAAATCTGCAGGGTTGCCACTCTCTTCCCCCAGACATCGATCCAAATTATATTTAATGTCAAGAAAAGATAAAGCTAGGCTCCTGGAGGAATCTGAAGATACAGTGACAGATGTAACTCCATTATCCACACCTGATGTCAGCCCCGTTCAGTCTTTTGATTTAGCAATGGCAAAAGAGGACCTGAAGAAGCAGCAAATTAAAAAGCAGCGCAATGTGGGCCTTGGTCTCTATGGGAATTCTGGAGATTATTACTCCGACGAAGGTGAAAAGAGGTTCCTAAAGACGCAGAAGGAGAGATGTAATATGTCTGGCAACAACTTGGCATCGTCTGTGTCTTTAGAGTCTGGTGCTGGTAGCAGGCATGACCAAAAGCTCTTAAGTGATGCCATGGATCTCAATCAGCTTCTAAAAG CTTTTATGCATCTGGAAAGCAAGAAACAGAAAAATGTGGGCATTGATTACCCTGAACGGAAGTCAAGAAAAAACTTTTCATTTAGCAACGAGGATGTGAGGCGTATTGATCAAGAGAACCAGAGATTACTGAGAGAACTTTCCAGGCAAGCCCGTCCACCGAGTAAGAGCCCCAAACCAAAGAAACCTGCCAATCCCCCTGCAAGGCTGTACCACAGTGCTCTCAACAGGCAGCGGGAACAGCAGAGAATCGAGAGAGAGAACATG GCTTTCCTGAAAAGACTTGAATCAGCAAAGCCAACACTGGGAATGAAACGTTCTGAACAGTTATCAGACTATCAGCGCCAGATGAGGTACATGGGCTCAGTACCTTTAGGCAGAATGAGCTCAGCAG GTGGTTCTACTAGATCAGCCAGTGTTGCAAGCCATTGTAGAGAAAGACCCAGTATATCCACTACTGCTGTGTCCAGGCCTAGCAGAGCTGCTGAAGCAAGAGCTGCTTGGTCGTAA
- the LOC117409374 gene encoding ADP/ATP translocase 1-like yields MGDQVISFLKDFLAGGVAAAISKTAVAPIERVKLLLQVQHVSKQISAATQYKGIIDCVVRIPKEQGFISFWRGNLANVIRYFPTQALNFAFKDKYKKVFLGGVDQKTQFWRYFAGNLASGGAAGATSLCFVYPLDFARTRLAADVGKGMSEREFSGLGNCLSKIYKSDGLKGLYQGFNVSVQGIIIYRAAYFGVYDTAKGMMPDPKNVHIVISWMIAQTVTAASGIVSYPFDTVRRRMMMQSGRKGADIMYTGTIDCWKKIAKDEGPRAFFKGAWSNVLRGMGGAFVLVLYDEIKKYT; encoded by the exons ATGGGTGACCAAGTAATTAGCTTTCTGAAGGATTTTCTGGCCGGTGGTGTTGCTGCTGCAATTTCCAAGACAGCTGTGGCCCCTATAGAAAGGGTGaaactgctgctgcag GTCCAACATGTCAGCAAGCAGATCTCAGCGGCAACGCAGTATAAAGGGATCATTGACTGTGTAGTGAGGATCCCCAAGGAGCAAGGTTTTATCTCCTTCTGGAGAGGCAATCTGGCCAACGTGATCCGCTACTTCCCCACCCAGGCCTTAAACTTCGCCTTCAAAGACAAGTACAAGAAAGTCTTCCTTGGAGGAGTGGACCAGAAAACGCAATTCTGGCGCTACTTCGCCGGTAACCTGGCGTCTGGCGGCGCCGCTGGTGCCACCTCGCTGTGCTTCGTGTATCCCCTTGATTTTGCCAGAACCAGGCTGGCAGCCGATGTGGGTAAAGGCATGAGCGAGAGAGAGTTTTCCGGTCTGGGCAACTGCCTCTCTAAGATCTACAAGTCTGACGGCCTCAAGGGTCTTTACCAGGGATTCAACGTTTCAGTCCAGGGTATTATCATCTATAGAGCTGCTTACTTTGGAGTCTACGACACTGCCAAGG GTATGATGCCGGATCCCAAAAACGTGCACATCGTCATCAGCTGGATGATCGCACAGACTGTTACTGCTGCATCTGGCATTGTGTCATACCCCTTCGACACAGTCCGTCGTCGTATGATGATGCAGTCAGGTCGCAAAGGAG CTGATATCATGTACACGGGCACAATTGATTGCTGGAAGAAGATTGCCAAGGATGAAGGACCCAGAGCTTTCTTTAAGGGTGCCTGGTCCAATGTATTGAGAGGCATGGGTGGTGCTTTTGTATTAGTATTGTATGATGAAATCAAGAAATACACCTAA